TGGCTACAAAAACAAAGTAgacataaaaactatatcaATCATCCTGTCATTAGAAACAAAGTTGAGAAAAAGCTCCAGGGATCATGGATTAtcgtataaaatgctttaaggtGACCACTTATATGATAATTATGACCTCAAGATAGTTTATAACCAAACATGAAGACCTTTATACTTTTAGAATTATAACAATGGTATTCTAACTGATATAAATTCATTAACTAGTTTTAATCACATTTCTTCTTCCAGAAATTTTCAGTCCTTTGATTTGGACGCAGAAAAGTGTAAGAATTATGGAAGCAGATGCATGTAACGATCATTCTTGAACATCAAAtaattatctaaatcaaatcaacaatAGAATGCCAAATGAATTGTGAACAACAGAATATGGAAACACAGCAATCTTGTTCAGATTTATTGGATTCCATAGTTAGCCTACCATAAAGAACTGCCCCAATAAATGCATCCCCTGCACCAGTGGTATCAGTAAGTTCTGATGGTGGAATCTTCTCAGCTGTTCCAACAAATAGCCTCCCGCACACTGTTCCTATCCCATTTGCCCTCAATTTTGTCTCTAACTGggagaattaaaaagaaaaagcacaCAGTATACTCTCAACTCAGCTTTTCCCTCATTATATAGCTAAAAAATACAACAGAAATTAAATGGGGAATTTATGCTCAAAAGCAAAAGAAGTTCACACTAGTAGTAGGCAGCAGCTCAAACTTACAGTATTGAATTATATGCCCAAAAAATACAGCAATAAGAGATCCCATATTGTAGATTGTTATAAGTATATTACCGATGATACACTTGTTGGGGAGGCAACACTCTTGTCCTTTCTCTGTTCTAGGGTTTCCAATAAGCTGTCTACATCAATTTCCTCCAGATCCAGATTCTCTGCTCAGAAGAGTACACAATGAAAACCCTTATATTTCTTTTCGCAAAGTATAATAAGATTGTGTGGTTCACTAAACCACATGTTCCAACACTATGTGCACAGATGATCTTCCTCCCAACAAGAAAAATTAGGTAATTGAATCCTCACCATCTACACTTCTCTGAAGCATTATGCATCCATTCTCACCCAAGGTCACtatgacaaatttcaaatttggcaATCTCAAAAGCAGGGCAACAAGTGCACCTGGCATAGACGGTACCTCTGTCCATGCCTGTCACATGAACAAATCACAACATAAACCAAatgaatcattaaaaaaattaagtttagaaGCAACATCAGATAACTGACTGAAGCACCAGAAATCCGGTTCTAGTTCTCTGTAATTTTCATtctgttaggatcccaagtgcaaggtatgggatttagatcccacattggaaagtatgggcaactagtgtagggtttatatagccttgggctctcccatctcaatagttagcttttgaggtgtggttctcctaaggttcgtatcatttggtatcagagtcatcaccatgtctcccagttgcaatcgtgcggcgtGGGTGGTGATGTCGGCATTGCAGTGTTCAcccggggctagcagggagctagcgcacagctaGCCCGCGTGGGCGCcggggctgcggagcgtggtggtatgttaggatcccaagtgtaaggtatgagacttatattccacattggaaagtatgggtaactagtgtggggtttatatggctttgggctctcccatctcaatagctagcttttgaggtgtgattcTCCTAAAGTTCGTATCACATTCCCTACCAGAGTTGTGGTGCAAAGTCAGCACTAGAAGCATCTATCTAAAAAGGAACTATGTAACAGCTTGTTCAAAGTTTAATGTTATAGTAAATGGAGGCAGGTACAAGTTTGATGTTGCAAAACATTAGAATCAAAGGATCATTACATATAAATCCCACGTGTGAGTTCTGCCTATGGATGAAAATATAggcaaaatataaataaataaataaatatatatatatattgacagAGAACAATTTTAAgtgacaaagagaaaaaaaaagattgaggAACAGAGAAGAAGCACAGATATCTTGGGATGAAGCAAAATAATGAACAATGAAGAAATGAAACATTCATGGATTTACACCAATAAATTGACTAAAAGTCAAAATGTTCACTAATTAGCTGGTTAATCTTTCAGCATACCAAGGACCTCAAATCTAATCTAGTATATGGGAGGGGCCACCTTTGTAGAGAAAGATTAGACCGGACAAGAAAAGGACAGAATTGattggaaaatgaaaaaaaaaaatcatcataaGTCTTcataaagaggaaaaagaaaagggattGATGGGAGAATCATCAATGCTGTATATTCTATATATCTGCAAAAAAGAAgcttttttttggatttcaaaaTTTCCTTGTTCAGGCAGTAAACTGAACCATCAGTAGTTCAGTAAACAATAAACTTGCCTGGGGAAAATTTTCTGAGCATACAGCATAATCTGCCAATTTTAGAAGATCAGCAAACCCTTCTCCTTCCATCTCCACATCAACTAAAATAGGTATGTTCTTGCGAGCAGCCTGTACCAGAATTATCCAATAAATGCTACTTAGTTCCTATTAgtcaacataatttttttttctttaacaatgaAAATCAGGAAAAATCATATCAACCATTATCAGAAAGTTTACATGTAAACCATAACGCTCAAGCAATCATTCTACCAAATTCAGTTGTTGAACAGTACATCATACTTTATTTTGCAGGATACATAGTAGAATTCAGATTATAGACAAATCAAATGAAAAGGCAACAGGCAAGCATAGTGGAAGAAACAGTTTAGGGAAAAATAAGACTACAATAAGCTTCAGAGTAAGAGCCATGTGAACAATCTTTAAGGAGAACTTATTGATAGTATTTCAGTAGCTTGTTATTCAGGACATATCATTAACCACAGATTATCAACAAAGATTTTTGAAAGTAGAGATTAATAAAGAACCTATTTATACCAATGACACTGATTAAAAAGGGCTGACAATATACAGTCTTAATCTTCAGCTCTTTTGCACAAAGTTACTGCTTGCAGAACTAGAAGCAGCAGTTGTACCTAGTGGCTCATGCCCGAAACATCAATGGAAGCTTATTGCCAATTATAAGGAACAGGAAAAGGACCAACTACATCTGATGCATCCAGTAGTACCCATAAAATATTGATAGAAGTGGAAATTTAGAGACATTCAACTCATAACTTCTCcaaactaaaaagagaaaacacaGAAAATCTTTCCCAAAATTTGATCACAATCTTGTATCATTTGACATCTCACCAACAAATTAACCTCCTGTGATCTCCATACAGTTCAGCACTTCCAggtatattttaatatgatgaAATAGATAGCAATTACCTCTTGTGCAATTACTATGGCAGTTTCAGGCAACCTTCCATCAAAATAGGCAATTCTGGCACCATCCAATGCAGATAACAAAGTTGATAGTGGCAGTTCAGATGGCATAAAGGGTGGATATCCAGGGGTGAGAATACCAGTCCGAGTTTTCCtgaaaattataacaattaatCAACCAGAAATGCAACCTCCAAAAAATAAATTGGGTAATTGATGATTCCTTTAATTCAAAGCTCACTTAGAAAAGTTGTTAAATTAACTGGATCAGCAGAGAGAGCAAAGTATTTAATGCTTACGCTTGGTCGTCAATGATTACATAGCAAAATGTTGAATTACCTTCCTCAGAAACCTGCCATAAAAAATGGGAGTACCTACATAtaagattaagaaaaaagtgGCAATATGATGTTGCACCATTGGCAAACTAACAACCAAGCTAAGCAATACATTAGgatatagaattaaaataaacaaattatgctgatatataaattttgataatatagtGATATACACCTATAGATAAGTGATGCAAGAAAACTGAAATATCTGAAAACAAATTTACAGGGATAAttgtcaattaaaataaatattttattactcaaaatttcatttgtGGTTAAGTGGCAATTGAAGGTCGCTTAAAGCTTACCACCAAAAAAGAAGTATCGACATTATCAGCTTCTAACTCTTTCAGTATACCTTTGCCTTGAGGATCATTGGCAATCTAGTGGTCACACACGAAGACAATTAAAATACTGTGAATATTAGAATGAAAAGAGTTGCTTCTAGAAGGAGATAAATAAATACCTTGGAAATTATCCTAGGGCTCAAGCCCAATCGAGCTGCACAGGTTAACGCATTCCCTGCATTGCCACCACCTGCAACCTTAAACCAGCAAACTAAAACATTATCATATATTATGCAACAGGGTCTAGAAAGTATAATGAATATGTAAAAGATATACCTTGAAGTCTATACTTCTGATCTTATCGTCAGGCTTGGGGTAGGCTGCCACTACCGCCAAGAAATCCAATGCCACAGCCCCACATCCTACCTGTAAAAAACAAGCGCTTCCGCATCATGACCGGCTATAGGAAAAAATAACCGGTGCGCgcaataagaataaataaacagTACGTATAGAGAGGCAACGCACTACGATTTGGCTTTCAGGGAGAGGAGGAATAGAATCTGACGACATTTGGAACCTGCGTATCTCCcatgaaatcataaaaaatattcaaatgaattgaaattaaaaaataaaataccaaaGAGATGTCCGAAATTCAATATAAACCATTAAAGTCAGTGAATTTTGCGAAATATTATTTAGAAAGTGTCTTGTTGaatgataaagaaacaaaatcaatgaactaagttaaacttgaattgacCTCATAGTCATCGATTATTGAAGAACCTGGAAGTGTTGGCTGTTGAGacgaagagagagagagtgaagCGCCGAGGTAATAAAGATTTTGAAGAGCTGGAGAGAGAGTTGGACCAAAACGAAATGGCTCTAGAAGAGGTTGACATTGACACCAAGAACATGTCTCCGGTTTTAGTCTTCAGCGACTTGCGTAAATCGGGGGAGAGACAATGAGACCGAATGTGGAATGTTGGCTCAGAACCCCACGAAAGACTTTACATTTCAGTCTTCCAAGTCaagataagattttaattttctttttaaatgctttttgccttttattttttcactttctttgcttttttttgACTTATCCTCGCGGTAAAAAGTACATTAGGTTTCTAATTGACCAAAGGGATGAACAAATATTTTCCCAGTAAACATTATAAATGTAATCAATTGGGTAGAAAGTTTTCATGCGGTCAAACAGAGAATGGTTCCCATTTCGAAAGGTTGAAATGATTCCCGTAGCGGTGTGTCATGATACAGCATGCATCCAAGAATCAATATTGGCGCATATAATAAAAGGAGTACGCAGCTTACACCTCAACTTCGTATACTAATGAATCAATACTATCAAAATTAGACGCCAAGGACCCGACATGAAAATAGCAAGAATCACAGAGGCCGATTGACCGCTAACTGAAATGCCCTGTCCTTCAGAACtgtacaattaaaaaataataaaaaacaatcagTAAAGAAACCTCAAGCCCAATATCCAAAGCTCCGTAAATGCCTAGAAAGGAGTCCTCCATGTTCACTCATGCTCCCTCTTAATCTATAGAAGCTTGCTTTACTTCGGACTGTTCTTAAGGGGCCTGATCTATTTCCATGCCTAATTGGTAAAGACAAGCCATCCCCGCCCACACTTGAAGCTGAAAAAGCTCTGTTTTGCACATCTTCAAGACGGCCAGAACTGTACTCCATTGTTACGAAAGAGGATGCCTGTCCGAATATTAATCGTGGCGTGAGTGCACCAGCATTCCACCAACTACTATCTGAACGTGCAAGCTCACCTTTAAAGTCAGAATCTTGACCAGATGACTCCTTTTGGCTACAGCAATCCCCACAGGTTTCATCTGTATCATTATACATCAATTTAAGAGCCTGCACAACTTCACCCATAAATGGTCGGTTGGTCACCTCCGGGTGAACACACATTGAAGCAATAGCTGCCACCTTTGCCATGTCATCAAAGTCATAACTTCCAGCCAAGGAAGGATCCACCAACTGCTCCAAACCTTCTCTGCAAGTCAGTAGTGGTCGTGCCCAAGTTACAAGATTTTCTTGTCCCTGAGGTTGGGACATATCCACGGGTTTTCTTCCAGACAGAAGCTCAAGTAGCACAACCCCATAGCTATAAACATCACTCTTCACAAGTAAATGACCCGTCATTGCATATTCCGGGGCAACATATCTGAAATCCATAAATTGACATTCTATCAAAATCTGACACACAAAAATGACAGCAACAAGTTCTTGCATTTTATTATACAAACTGTCAGTCATTTTGACCATGGGTAAAGGAGTTATTTGGCCGAGGAAAATCTCTAgaatttagaaaactaaaaatcgaATGTGGACACCGGATGGGATTGTATCTGAACATGAGTTCACAGTAACAATTTGGTAGATTTGGCAATGAAAGATAACGATGAGTACTTGAGTGAAATTAAAAGTACCCGAAAGTTCCCATAACACGAGTAGAAATATGATGACTGCCTTCGGTTGCTTCTCTAGCCAATCCAAAATCTGAGACCTTCGGTGTAAAGTCATCTTCTAGTAAAACATTGCTAGCCTTGAAATCTCTGTGGATCACACGAGGGTTCGAATCTTCATGAAGATAAGCCAATCCTCTTGCTGCTCCAAGGGCAATCTTCATGCGTGCTTCCCAGTCAAGAGGCCCTCTTTTTTGGTCAACACCTATAACATCAATATGAGAGAAACTTATTAGAAATTTTTCTAAGAGCAACTAGAATCAGACAAGGACTAAATCAATGTTGCCACAAAAGAATGTTTTAATAGTGTGGTATGGTAGAATTGGTGTTTTCATACCACTAAAGCAAAAAGCCAAATGAAGTGCCTCAGCTTATGATTAGAAAGTAATTTATAGTACTTTAAAGGTCAGAGGGTTAAAGGACATACCATGTAAGTGGGATTCAACGCTGCCATTGTGAACCAGTTCATAAACCAGGCAGCGTGTGCGTCCTTCAATACATATACCAATCAATTTCACAAGATTACAGTGATGTAATCTGCTTAGCATCTCTACTTCGGCAATAAATTCACGGTCCCCATTTTGATTATTCCTTGTAAGCAACTTAACTGCAACTTCTGTTCCATCTTCCATGGTACCACGAAAAACACGTCCAAACCCTCCTTCCCCCAAAATCCTCTTTGAACTGAATTTCTCAGTAGCCTTGTCAAGCTCAGAAAGTGAGAATGTTTTAACAGAGAGAATACAAGTAGCCATGGGGGACACAAGGGACACTGAGGTCGAACTAGTGATACTACTAGATAACAGTGACCCAATGCCTGCGTTACACATTAGATCCAAACAACTCCATTACACATAAAACAATGTAGATAAATTCAGACAGGAATGCTGAAATCTAACTAAGCTTTCACTATCAAAGACGATAACGTTACAATAAGATCCAAATGTCTTCAATATTTGACACTTTTGTACAACATATTCAAGACATGTTAAAACTACAATCAATTGCGTACTTACCAGATCTTTTGTTTATAGATGATGCAAATGCTGGACGCACAGCACTTGATGGCCTTCTAGCCTTCCTCCACTTTACAAGGATGGAGATTGCTCCAATGGACACCAGTAATACTACAAATGCAGACAAAGCAATGATACAAATAGTTCTCAGATTCATCCTCTgatttttattgacaaaatttgCACTGATAGGGAGACCTCCAACACTTCCACTAGGACCACTCCCCATGTAACTGCCATATGGTGGAGAAGAGGGAAGCCCTGAGAAAGAATCTTAACTCATAACCACATGTAACAAATGATTTGGTGAGCAGGAGATTTTAGAGTTGAGGAGTTTCCTACCTGGATAACTTATATAAATGACTTCATAATTACCAAATAGAGTCGCATTTAAAGGAACTTTCTTAAGCAACAATCTTTCATATGTCAGATTAGCAgtcatattatcaaatttatctCCCAGTGGAACCAAGTTAATTTCTACAACTGTCTTTCCCTGATTTTGACTATCAGCACTGGCACCCATAATTTTCACTTGACTTTGTTGCAAATAAGTTCCAGCTGCAACTTCAATCTCAAGCTCCTTCATCAATGGAAAAACAGCATAAGGAGCTACATCCAAAAGAAGCTTGATTTTCAAAGGAAACACACAACCGCAAGATGAACCATAGGGAGCAGCAGTAAATGGCTCCACACAAATTTGATCACAACCTACAGAAGAATCAGTAAACAATGTACAAAACAACTCGTAAGAGACAGATTGTAACCTGAAAAGATTGGTGTCAACAAATACAACACTACAACATGGAGCAACTTGAACAAATTTATTATGACAACCAAGATTAAGACAATGGTTATCTTACATGTTTGTATTTGTAAACCATTCCACTCTATAAGTAAGTGATAAGCAAAGGAATCACAAGGCACAAACTTTTAGAgtaaaatatattcttatacCACAAGTAGTCTCTAAATAACAATGTAAAGGTCAGTAGACATAAAAATGGCTTTTGGTTTGTTTTACTATGAGCATTATTACAAGATTTTTGTTCAGAAAACCCAAATTCAAGAACAGAAAAGAAATCCCCAGTGACGACACAGAAGAATTCATATAGCctcaaatggaaaaaaattatagacAAATTCGATCTTTCTTTCTCCCATCAGTTATTCTCTTTAAATTAATGAGTCGGTATAAATTTCCAATAAGTGATTCCTGACATCTggaaagaataaagaaattgaagttTTGGAAAATAGCTATGCATCATCTAATACTTCTTTTTCCATGCTAGCCATAGTGGCAACAGAGATCCCTTTGTTTATATCTCCTTCACCTACCCTGTGAGATTCCACAGATTGCTGGCATCATATATTTAATGGTGAAGAATACCATAAACATTTACCAATGAATACATGTGCTAGGATCAGATATGATgcaaaaaatttattgaatacTCGCGATTTCTTTGTAAGTTCTCCACTGTCCAATGGTTATGAAAAATTgcggagagggagagagagattCTACAACACAATTAAAGACCA
This sequence is a window from Mangifera indica cultivar Alphonso chromosome 5, CATAS_Mindica_2.1, whole genome shotgun sequence. Protein-coding genes within it:
- the LOC123216313 gene encoding receptor-like serine/threonine-protein kinase ALE2 isoform X5, whose amino-acid sequence is MLALTLLILHLLSFLSSCLGHSLFRIYLSPSAQSNKPLSTREVLVEHGCDQICVEPFTAAPYGSSCGCVFPLKIKLLLDVAPYAVFPLMKELEIEVAAGTYLQQSQVKIMGASADSQNQGKTVVEINLVPLGDKFDNMTANLTYERLLLKKVPLNATLFGNYEVIYISYPGLPSSPPYGSYMGSGPSGSVGGLPISANFVNKNQRMNLRTICIIALSAFVVLLVSIGAISILVKWRKARRPSSAVRPAFASSINKRSGIGSLLSSSITSSTSVSLVSPMATCILSVKTFSLSELDKATEKFSSKRILGEGGFGRVFRGTMEDGTEVAVKLLTRNNQNGDREFIAEVEMLSRLHHCNLVKLIGICIEGRTRCLVYELVHNGSVESHLHGVDQKRGPLDWEARMKIALGAARGLAYLHEDSNPRVIHRDFKASNVLLEDDFTPKVSDFGLAREATEGSHHISTRVMGTFGYVAPEYAMTGHLLVKSDVYSYGVVLLELLSGRKPVDMSQPQGQENLVTWARPLLTCREGLEQLVDPSLAGSYDFDDMAKVAAIASMCVHPEVTNRPFMGEVVQALKLMYNDTDETCGDCCSQKESSGQDSDFKGELARSDSSWWNAGALTPRLIFGQASSFVTMEYSSGRLEDVQNRAFSASSVGGDGLSLPIRHGNRSGPLRTVRSKASFYRLRGSMSEHGGLLSRHLRSFGYWA
- the LOC123216313 gene encoding receptor-like serine/threonine-protein kinase ALE2 isoform X1, with translation MLALTLLILHLLSFLSSCLGHSLFRIYLSPSAQSNKPLSTREVLVEHAAREISIRMSFAQSRPSRTHVVKPLLGPYLAPTPSPIHQAFISGPGIHPIRRHRHGRHHRHHHHVKPHAVTPSPPERQGCDQICVEPFTAAPYGSSCGCVFPLKIKLLLDVAPYAVFPLMKELEIEVAAGTYLQQSQVKIMGASADSQNQGKTVVEINLVPLGDKFDNMTANLTYERLLLKKVPLNATLFGNYEVIYISYPGLPSSPPYGSYMGSGPSGSVGGLPISANFVNKNQRMNLRTICIIALSAFVVLLVSIGAISILVKWRKARRPSSAVRPAFASSINKRSGIGSLLSSSITSSTSVSLVSPMATCILSVKTFSLSELDKATEKFSSKRILGEGGFGRVFRGTMEDGTEVAVKLLTRNNQNGDREFIAEVEMLSRLHHCNLVKLIGICIEGRTRCLVYELVHNGSVESHLHGVDQKRGPLDWEARMKIALGAARGLAYLHEDSNPRVIHRDFKASNVLLEDDFTPKVSDFGLAREATEGSHHISTRVMGTFGYVAPEYAMTGHLLVKSDVYSYGVVLLELLSGRKPVDMSQPQGQENLVTWARPLLTCREGLEQLVDPSLAGSYDFDDMAKVAAIASMCVHPEVTNRPFMGEVVQALKLMYNDTDETCGDCCSQKESSGQDSDFKGELARSDSSWWNAGALTPRLIFGQASSFVTMEYSSGRLEDVQNRAFSASSVGGDGLSLPIRHGNRSGPLRTVRSKASFYRLRGSMSEHGGLLSRHLRSFGYWA
- the LOC123216315 gene encoding ribokinase-like isoform X1; this translates as MFLVSMSTSSRAISFWSNSLSSSSKSLLPRRFTLSLFVSTANTSRFQMSSDSIPPLPESQIVVGCGAVALDFLAVVAAYPKPDDKIRSIDFKVAGGGNAGNALTCAARLGLSPRIISKIANDPQGKGILKELEADNVDTSFLVVSEEGNSTFCYVIIDDQAKTRTGILTPGYPPFMPSELPLSTLLSALDGARIAYFDGRLPETAIVIAQEAARKNIPILVDVEMEGEGFADLLKLADYAVCSENFPQAWTEVPSMPGALVALLLRLPNLKFVIVTLGENGCIMLQRSVDENLDLEEIDVDSLLETLEQRKDKSVASPTSVSSLETKLRANGIGTVCGRLFVGTAEKIPPSELTDTTGAGDAFIGAVLYAICTNMPPEKMLPFAAQVAAANCRALGARGGLPHRTDPRLASFLQ
- the LOC123216313 gene encoding receptor-like serine/threonine-protein kinase ALE2 isoform X4 produces the protein MSFAQSRPSRTHVVKPLLGPYLAPTPSPIHQAFISGPGIHPIRRHRHGRHHRHHHHVKPHAVTPSPPERQGCDQICVEPFTAAPYGSSCGCVFPLKIKLLLDVAPYAVFPLMKELEIEVAAGTYLQQSQVKIMGASADSQNQGKTVVEINLVPLGDKFDNMTANLTYERLLLKKVPLNATLFGNYEVIYISYPGLPSSPPYGSYMGSGPSGSVGGLPISANFVNKNQRMNLRTICIIALSAFVVLLVSIGAISILVKWRKARRPSSAVRPAFASSINKRSGIGSLLSSSITSSTSVSLVSPMATCILSVKTFSLSELDKATEKFSSKRILGEGGFGRVFRGTMEDGTEVAVKLLTRNNQNGDREFIAEVEMLSRLHHCNLVKLIGICIEGRTRCLVYELVHNGSVESHLHGVDQKRGPLDWEARMKIALGAARGLAYLHEDSNPRVIHRDFKASNVLLEDDFTPKVSDFGLAREATEGSHHISTRVMGTFGYVAPEYAMTGHLLVKSDVYSYGVVLLELLSGRKPVDMSQPQGQENLVTWARPLLTCREGLEQLVDPSLAGSYDFDDMAKVAAIASMCVHPEVTNRPFMGEVVQALKLMYNDTDETCGDCCSQKESSGQDSDFKGELARSDSSWWNAGALTPRLIFGQASSFVTMEYSSGRLEDVQNRAFSASSVGGDGLSLPIRHGNRSGPLRTVRSKASFYRLRGSMSEHGGLLSRHLRSFGYWA
- the LOC123216315 gene encoding uncharacterized protein LOC123216315 isoform X2, whose product is MFLVSMSTSSRAISFWSNSLSSSSKSLLPRRFTLSLFVSTANTSRFQMSSDSIPPLPESQIVVGCGAVALDFLAVVAAYPKPDDKIRSIDFKVAGGGNAGNALTCAARLGLSPRIISKVSEEGNSTFCYVIIDDQAKTRTGILTPGYPPFMPSELPLSTLLSALDGARIAYFDGRLPETAIVIAQEAARKNIPILVDVEMEGEGFADLLKLADYAVCSENFPQAWTEVPSMPGALVALLLRLPNLKFVIVTLGENGCIMLQRSVDENLDLEEIDVDSLLETLEQRKDKSVASPTSVSSLETKLRANGIGTVCGRLFVGTAEKIPPSELTDTTGAGDAFIGAVLYAICTNMPPEKMLPFAAQVAAANCRALGARGGLPHRTDPRLASFLQ
- the LOC123216313 gene encoding receptor-like serine/threonine-protein kinase ALE2 isoform X6 — protein: MLALTLLILHLLSFLSSCLGTALFKINAIPVYGILSEEVLVEHAREISIRMSFAQSRPSRTHVVKPLLGPYLAPTPSPIHQAFISGPGIHPIRRHRHGRHHRHHHHVKPHAVTPSPPERQGCDQICVEPFTAAPYGSSCGCVFPLKIKLLLDVAPYAVFPLMKELEIEVAAGTYLQQSQVKIMGASADSQNQGKTVVEINLVPLGDKFDNMTANLTYERLLLKKVPLNATLFGNYEVIYISYPGLPSSPPYGSYMGSGPSGSVGGLPISANFVNKNQRMNLRTICIIALSAFVVLLVSIGAISILVKWRKARRPSSAVRPAFASSINKRSGIGSLLSSSITSSTSVSLVSPMATCILSVKTFSLSELDKATEKFSSKRILGEGGFGRVFRGTMEDGTEVAVKLLTRNNQNGDREFIAEVEMLSRLHHCNLVKLIGICIEGRTRCLVYELVHNGSVESHLHGVDQKRGPLDWEARMKIALGAARGLAYLHEDSNPRVIHRDFKASNVLLEDDFTPKVSDFGLAREATEGSHHISTRVMGTFGYVAPEYAMTGHLLVKSDVYSYGVVLLELLSGRKPVDMSQPQGQENLVTWARPLLTCREGLEQLVDPSLAGSYDFDDMAKVAAIASMCVHPEVTNRPFMGEVVQALKLMYNDTDETCGDCCSQKESSGQDSDFKGELARSDSSWWNAGALTPRLIFGQASSFVTMEYSSGRLEDVQNRAFSASSVGGDGLSLPIRHGNRSGPLRTVRSKASFYRLRGSMSEHGGLLSRHLRSFGYWA
- the LOC123216315 gene encoding ribokinase-like isoform X3 translates to MTMRFQMSSDSIPPLPESQIVVGCGAVALDFLAVVAAYPKPDDKIRSIDFKVAGGGNAGNALTCAARLGLSPRIISKIANDPQGKGILKELEADNVDTSFLVVSEEGNSTFCYVIIDDQAKTRTGILTPGYPPFMPSELPLSTLLSALDGARIAYFDGRLPETAIVIAQEAARKNIPILVDVEMEGEGFADLLKLADYAVCSENFPQAWTEVPSMPGALVALLLRLPNLKFVIVTLGENGCIMLQRSVDENLDLEEIDVDSLLETLEQRKDKSVASPTSVSSLETKLRANGIGTVCGRLFVGTAEKIPPSELTDTTGAGDAFIGAVLYAICTNMPPEKMLPFAAQVAAANCRALGARGGLPHRTDPRLASFLQ
- the LOC123216313 gene encoding receptor-like serine/threonine-protein kinase ALE2 isoform X2, which gives rise to MLALTLLILHLLSFLSSCLGHSLFRIYLSPSAQSNKPLSTREVLVEHAREISIRMSFAQSRPSRTHVVKPLLGPYLAPTPSPIHQAFISGPGIHPIRRHRHGRHHRHHHHVKPHAVTPSPPERQGCDQICVEPFTAAPYGSSCGCVFPLKIKLLLDVAPYAVFPLMKELEIEVAAGTYLQQSQVKIMGASADSQNQGKTVVEINLVPLGDKFDNMTANLTYERLLLKKVPLNATLFGNYEVIYISYPGLPSSPPYGSYMGSGPSGSVGGLPISANFVNKNQRMNLRTICIIALSAFVVLLVSIGAISILVKWRKARRPSSAVRPAFASSINKRSGIGSLLSSSITSSTSVSLVSPMATCILSVKTFSLSELDKATEKFSSKRILGEGGFGRVFRGTMEDGTEVAVKLLTRNNQNGDREFIAEVEMLSRLHHCNLVKLIGICIEGRTRCLVYELVHNGSVESHLHGVDQKRGPLDWEARMKIALGAARGLAYLHEDSNPRVIHRDFKASNVLLEDDFTPKVSDFGLAREATEGSHHISTRVMGTFGYVAPEYAMTGHLLVKSDVYSYGVVLLELLSGRKPVDMSQPQGQENLVTWARPLLTCREGLEQLVDPSLAGSYDFDDMAKVAAIASMCVHPEVTNRPFMGEVVQALKLMYNDTDETCGDCCSQKESSGQDSDFKGELARSDSSWWNAGALTPRLIFGQASSFVTMEYSSGRLEDVQNRAFSASSVGGDGLSLPIRHGNRSGPLRTVRSKASFYRLRGSMSEHGGLLSRHLRSFGYWA
- the LOC123216313 gene encoding receptor-like serine/threonine-protein kinase ALE2 isoform X3, which gives rise to MLALTLLILHLLSFLSSCLGHSLFRIYLSPSAQSNKPLSTREVLVEHAFISGPGIHPIRRHRHGRHHRHHHHVKPHAVTPSPPERQGCDQICVEPFTAAPYGSSCGCVFPLKIKLLLDVAPYAVFPLMKELEIEVAAGTYLQQSQVKIMGASADSQNQGKTVVEINLVPLGDKFDNMTANLTYERLLLKKVPLNATLFGNYEVIYISYPGLPSSPPYGSYMGSGPSGSVGGLPISANFVNKNQRMNLRTICIIALSAFVVLLVSIGAISILVKWRKARRPSSAVRPAFASSINKRSGIGSLLSSSITSSTSVSLVSPMATCILSVKTFSLSELDKATEKFSSKRILGEGGFGRVFRGTMEDGTEVAVKLLTRNNQNGDREFIAEVEMLSRLHHCNLVKLIGICIEGRTRCLVYELVHNGSVESHLHGVDQKRGPLDWEARMKIALGAARGLAYLHEDSNPRVIHRDFKASNVLLEDDFTPKVSDFGLAREATEGSHHISTRVMGTFGYVAPEYAMTGHLLVKSDVYSYGVVLLELLSGRKPVDMSQPQGQENLVTWARPLLTCREGLEQLVDPSLAGSYDFDDMAKVAAIASMCVHPEVTNRPFMGEVVQALKLMYNDTDETCGDCCSQKESSGQDSDFKGELARSDSSWWNAGALTPRLIFGQASSFVTMEYSSGRLEDVQNRAFSASSVGGDGLSLPIRHGNRSGPLRTVRSKASFYRLRGSMSEHGGLLSRHLRSFGYWA